The sequence below is a genomic window from Anaerolineales bacterium.
ATACCTCTATTCCAAACCCGGACGGTATGCCGTCACGCTGCGGGTGACCGATTCGCTCGGACGCTATGCAACGGATCAGGCGACGGTGCACGTGCGCCACCCGGCTTCGAGCACCGTCGATTACGCGGCGGTGTTCGACGACAGCCGAGTCCGCCGGATCGATATCGCCTTGAGGCAATCCGATTGGGATGCGATGTGGGCCGATCCGGAAGCCAAACTCCAAGTGCGCGCTGATGCGAACGTATTCGGGGAGGCAGTGCGGGATGTCGGGTTCCGCATGCGCGGACAATTTTCTCTGCGGACCTCCGGCCTGAAAAAACCATGGGAGATCGACACCGATGCCTTCGTCGACGGGCAGGAATACCGAAACCTGCGTCAGTTGATGCTGCTCAACAACATCGGCGATTCGACCCTGCTCAAGGAAAAACTGGCCTACGAAATGATGTACGCCGCCGGCCTGCCGGCCAGCCATACCGCTTTCGTGGAGCTTTGGATCGACATCGCCGACGACGGCCGGCCGCCCGTCTACTGGGGAATCTATTCGCTCGTCGAGCGCGTCGACAACAAATACATCCGCAACCGCTTCGGCGCCCAGAGCCAGGGGGGCAACCTATACAAGGCGAGCCATGCCCAACGCGGACCGATGGACCTCGTGTATTACGGAGACCGAATCGAGGATTATCCCGTCCGGAACGGGCAATATGCGTACGGCAAAACATCGAACGAGGAGGAGGCGGATTACAGCGACATCGTGGAATTGTGCCGGGTGATCGACGGCACGGCGTACGAATCTGAAGAAGATTTCCGGCGGGCGCTGGAGGGCGTGGTTAACATGGACGCCTTCCTCCGTTACTTGGCGGTGGTCACCCTCCTGGACAATTGGGATTCCTACCCTTACACGGGGAACAATTATTTCCTTTACCACGATCCCGTCACGGACCTGTTTGAATGGATACCCTGGGACCTCGCCTGGGGCGGAAATCCGCGGATGCCGCTGTTCGAGCGGTCCGACCCGGGCTTGGTGGAGCGGGCGCCCCTCTACGATCGGGCGATGCAAATCGGGCGCTACCGCGCAAAGTATGCGGCTTACCTCGATCTGCTCCTGGTGGTTTGGTTCACCCGCGCCAAGGTCGCCGAGCGGGTGCAGTTTCTGCACCGCCAGATCGCGCCCTTCATTTCCCAATCCACCGGCGACAAGGCGTTCTTCGCGGAAGACGCCTTGTTCCCGCCCGAAGCCTTCGATCACTCCTGGGAGGCGTTGCTGGAGTTCGTCGCCGAAAGGGAAGCCTACGCACGCAGCCAACTGGTGCTGGAGGCGGAATCCGGAACTACCGCAGCCGCGGAAAAATCCTGATGGGAGGTGCCATATGAATCGAAGAATCCCCGCCGCCTGTGCGGGCCTTTTTCTTTTTATGCTTGCAACGGGAGGATGCGCGCGAACGGCTTTGGCCCAGGAAGCAGGATGGCAGGAATCCTTTGACGACCCGCATCTGCCGGGGTGGGAGCATTCGCCGGAGGCAATCGTCGTCGACGGAATCCTGCGCATCGGCCCGGGGAATTTCGCGGCCCGCATGGGAGGATGGGCGGATTTCGATCTAACGGTAAAAGTGAGATTCTCCGGACCCGGCGAGACCGTAATTCTCTACCGCGAAGCCGACCGGGGGGGCTACGCACTGAGGATTCTCGTCAGCGACATGGTTCTCTTCCGGGAAATCCGGCCGGATCAACAGCGGGAATTGGACCGGTCCGCGGGATGGACGCCGTCGGAAGGCGCATGGATGGATTTCCGCATCACGGTCCAACAGGGCAGGCACTCCATCGCCGTAGACGGGAACGAAATCCTTTCGGCCGAAGACCCCGAACCGCTTGATCCGGGCATCATCGTTTTCGCCTCGCACGGTGAACGAACGACCGAAGTGGACGAGATATCTCTGGCGATTTTGCATTCGGAAGGGGGCGGGGAGCCGCCCGTCGGTTCCGAAGGCCAAACCGCGGTTCTGCCGACCGCGACGCCGGAACCGACGGCCGCCCCGAACGCATTGCAGGAATTGTGGGCGGAGGTCACCGCTGGCCAGGGGGCTCCACTCGAGACGGGAGTGTTTGCGGTTAACCTGCTGTTGTCCGTGGTTTTTTCTTTTCTCCTCAGCCGGGTTTACATCTATTGGGGATCCTCCCTTTCCAACCGGAGAAAATTCGCCGCCAACTTCATGCTGGTGACCGTGACGACCACGTTCATCATCCTGGTGGTTCGGTCCTCCGTGGCCCTCTCGCTAGGCTTGGTCGGAGCGCTTTCGATCATCCGGTTCCGCACGGCGGTCAAGGAGCCGGAGGAGCTGGCGTACCTGTTCTTCGCCATCAGTCTGGGAATCGGATTGGGGGACAACCAGCGCTTGGTCACTCTCTTAAGTTTTATGGTGGTGGTCCTGCTGATCGGCCTGGCGCGATTGTTGCGGCAAACGCAGGCGGATATCAACCTGCATCTGACCGTTTCCAGCCGTGAGCCCGGAAAAATCGGAATGAGCCGGGTCCGCGAGGTGCTTGAGAAGCACTGCGCCAAACTCCGGCTGATCCGATACGACGAGAATCCCGATCAGGCCGAGACATCGTTCGTCGTGGAATTCCGCCATATTTCGGATCTCGAGCAGGCGCGCGCTTCCCTGCGGGAACTCTCGCCGGAGATGGAGATTTCCTTTCTCGACAACAAGGGGATTTGGTAGATGGCGCGCCGAGACTCTGCGTCCGGGAACATCCAGGAGTATACCCGGCTGCGCTCCTTCCGATACGAACGCAAGTTCCTTTCCGAGGAGTTGCTTCCGCGCCAGGTGACGGCCATCGTGCGCTCGCATCCGCTGATGTGCCGTGCGCCGTATCCGCCGCGGCAGATCAACAGCCTCTACCTGGATACCGCCGACATGGACAATTACAACGACAACGTTTCCGGAGCTGCGCAGAGGCGCAAGGTGCGGCTGCGCTGGTACGGAACGATGGACGGAATGATCGAGCGGCCGATGTTGGAATTCAAGGTTAAATACGGCTTGGTG
It includes:
- a CDS encoding CotH kinase family protein; its protein translation is MASAREVRPARIRRVSEKGCIILSLILGIIILHTVMLHPGPPAAAAPESPQVIAQANAVYNNGWAPLTVYFSGYGSRSQGAEIVRYEWDLDGNGAIDIDATASKGYVQYLYSKPGRYAVTLRVTDSLGRYATDQATVHVRHPASSTVDYAAVFDDSRVRRIDIALRQSDWDAMWADPEAKLQVRADANVFGEAVRDVGFRMRGQFSLRTSGLKKPWEIDTDAFVDGQEYRNLRQLMLLNNIGDSTLLKEKLAYEMMYAAGLPASHTAFVELWIDIADDGRPPVYWGIYSLVERVDNKYIRNRFGAQSQGGNLYKASHAQRGPMDLVYYGDRIEDYPVRNGQYAYGKTSNEEEADYSDIVELCRVIDGTAYESEEDFRRALEGVVNMDAFLRYLAVVTLLDNWDSYPYTGNNYFLYHDPVTDLFEWIPWDLAWGGNPRMPLFERSDPGLVERAPLYDRAMQIGRYRAKYAAYLDLLLVVWFTRAKVAERVQFLHRQIAPFISQSTGDKAFFAEDALFPPEAFDHSWEALLEFVAEREAYARSQLVLEAESGTTAAAEKS
- a CDS encoding DUF4956 domain-containing protein; the encoded protein is MAQEAGWQESFDDPHLPGWEHSPEAIVVDGILRIGPGNFAARMGGWADFDLTVKVRFSGPGETVILYREADRGGYALRILVSDMVLFREIRPDQQRELDRSAGWTPSEGAWMDFRITVQQGRHSIAVDGNEILSAEDPEPLDPGIIVFASHGERTTEVDEISLAILHSEGGGEPPVGSEGQTAVLPTATPEPTAAPNALQELWAEVTAGQGAPLETGVFAVNLLLSVVFSFLLSRVYIYWGSSLSNRRKFAANFMLVTVTTTFIILVVRSSVALSLGLVGALSIIRFRTAVKEPEELAYLFFAISLGIGLGDNQRLVTLLSFMVVVLLIGLARLLRQTQADINLHLTVSSREPGKIGMSRVREVLEKHCAKLRLIRYDENPDQAETSFVVEFRHISDLEQARASLRELSPEMEISFLDNKGIW